A region of the Microtus ochrogaster isolate Prairie Vole_2 linkage group LG1, MicOch1.0, whole genome shotgun sequence genome:
GGAGgactcagagaggaagagagattaGGTCACCAGgcggaggcagaggaagcaggacgtgcaggaggagaggtaagcTCCGTGAGCCACGTGTGGCGGTACAGAGACAGACTGAGTACAACCAGTGAAGACCGTGATTGGCTTCACGAAGATGACAGCCGAGACGCTGGTGGGGGTTCTGCGAGGCTCAGGAACCACAGAGCGTTAGCTCAGATAGAGGATACCCACTGTGCTGTGGTCACAGCTATCGGAGACAGACGAAACCCTCGTCAATTTTAAACGGTCATTCCTCTTTGTAAGTTATTTTACAGCCATCTTCAAGGCGCAAAAtcattattcttttgtttccttattgTTAGAAGGCACGGAAAATGTTTTCAGTGACTGTCTTATAATTGTGTCAATTACTCCAGAGACCTATAGAACTGAAAAGTTGTTGAGGCGAACTGAAAAGGGGCTTAACAGTTGATGATACTGTTAATCTCAAGGCTTTGCGTAGCTCTTCCTCTTTGAGCAACTTCAAGTCTGTTGTCATGATGAAGACAGTCCTCATTCAATagggaaagaaaaattaagtgcCTACACTCTAAAATTCCATTGAATGTGTCTGTACACGTAGCTATCGATGTGtgtaagtatacatacatacataagtatacataggtaggtggggaactTGTTTTTATATAAGATACGTGTAAATCTTATATAAAAGTTTCCAAGGATATAACCAAAATAATAAGACATAAAAGCATACAAGTTAAGCATAGGAGTCAGTAGAAGAAAAGTAGTCACATACCAGTAAGCCAGCAAGAAGGGAACCACTGTGTGCCCGGCTGCTGATGCCACGGTGACAATATGGCCATGATTATTCTTCATCATGTCGGGAAGAAATGCCTTTGTGGTctagaaacaatttttaattacaaaaccaTGTATTATTTATGATTCACAGGTTCATGGAGACTACCTTGAAACAATGATAAGCTATCCAAACATCGTTCCTGATATAAATGAAAACACCTGACCTGCCAAGCTCAGCCTTGGCCTGGACAAATGGCCAGGGCGCCACAGCGGGATCATTACAACGGACGCTGAAAGCGTTGAGAACCCATCTCGTTTAAACTGTTCACTGCTTCTATCCCTAGCCTTTTACCCCTCGGCACTGATGTCTTCAATCATCTCATACACTGAATAGGAGTGATACACTGGAGTGCAAGAAGGGTTAATGTTTCATATTGATTTGCTAGACAATAATTTGATCATGATCTCAAAAACCACAAAGAGCAATCTTCCAGTGGTTCCTAAATGCTTATTGAGTACCCACTGTATGCATGCTGGGGATACAGAAGCAAATGAGATAACACACTGTATTTTATCAAATGTAAACACAGGAAGACAGGCATCTACGGCTTGGGAAAAGCAGGGTAACCAGTACACTGCAGCTTCTTGAACTCTTATCAGCCCAAGCTCACATCCAAGAAAATATCAAGGGTTTCTTTATAAACTAGCTGTTTGGGAGCTATTTGAAGTCTTCAGAAGCCCACACTAGAGTCCTTGAACAGTGAGTTCCACTATAAAGTCTGCAGCTTTCGAGGCCAGGAAACAATATGGAGCCTGAGTCTCACAAGAGTTTGAAAGCACACGACACTCTCCCTTGTTACAGGATCATAGACGATGACTTGGGTGGACTCTTTGTCCTTTCCATATGTCTATTCTATCACAGAGATATGTGATTCTAAATATAGTTTAGAATCAAAACCGACGGGCAAGGCATGATAATGTATGCCTGCAAACTCAACACTttgaagtcagaggcaggaggatcaggagttcaaagctagcctcagCTCTATATTAAGTTTATGGCAAGCCTGTGCTACCTGCGACCTTGATACTAAAAAGCCAGAAGaatcaaaaacacacacaacaccagaAACTTACAAGGACATACTTCATCATTAATTTTGGAAGGTACAACTGTTAGTAAAAATGCAGTCATGTCATTAAACGTGAACTCTTAATCTTTGGGTCTTCAAAAGGAAgtattttgtaaaagaaatcGCACTCACCCAAAAGTGTGCAAGCACATTGACTTCAAAAGTCTTTTCGATTTGAGCATCTTGCGTAGCAAACAGATCTGAAGTGTAGACAACGCCAGCATTATTTACCAGGATGCTAACATTCCCAACTTCTTCCTTTACcttaaatatcaaaaagaaaactatattcaCTAAGTGGTTTGACTGCAAATTTGCATATATACTGACTATTAAAAGAACATACATTTTTTATCTACTAGGCATGGGGAAAAAAGCAGTTATTTTGTTACCTGTATGCCAATATGGGGTAAAAGGTCCTTTTTATTTTACCTACTTATGTGCAAAGCAACTCTGCTTACAATTCTTTTACAATTTAGTCTATTGACTTTGCTCTTATTGATTATGGCTAAAGAGATATTTGGATAAATAACATTGCTTTTTAAACACTTCTTCTAAAGGTAAGCAGAAATCAGTTAAATTTATTAGCAGATTCTAGGACAGGTTATAGGAAATTCTGTAAACCTGGCTACACTATTGAGATAGTCACATCTATTTCCTTATTGTCATGATGATTTTGCTCTGTTTCTCACCAACCATTCTCTACTGGGTGGCAAAAGGCGGAGGAGTATAAAGTAGGGGGGTCTTTGGTCAGTCTTGAGTCGAGTTGTGTCTCTGCCACTCTCTGGACTTTAAACAAGTGATTCAAATTTTCCATTGCTGCTCTTAGAATAGAGTTAAGAATATAGCGTTACTGTGGGAATAACGGAACAACATGTAAATGAGCTATCTGGTACAATTTATAAAgtgctattactattattatatcaTCAATACACATCTATTTATACCTATACCCAAGGGATGTGTTATAGgctcttttcttgattttttttggtatctGAGTAGGTCTTGATATGGAAATATATATGAGGTAGAtaagataaatgtaataaatagttGGACATAGCAgtatacatctttaattccagaactccgaaggcagatacaggcagatcgctgtgagttggAGTATTATATGatatacatagagagttctaagCCATCCAGGGCTGCATAGCGAggtcctgtctctaaacaaacaaaaataaaagcacaaataaaaagtTACAAGCATGTTTTCTACCATGTAAGTGTTTCCCCTGGATAATTAGCTCCTCTCTTTGGTATTAGTTAAGAAAGAAGAACATTTGAGAAACTAAAGTGAttatatggggggggggcttccatAAGCCACAAAAGCCAAATTTTCAAAGGTTATTGGAGCTATGGGTAAAATGATTTCTGTTGAGGAAGTATGAGCATGATCACAGGGCTGGCTGCCCAGGGCCGCACGAGGCATCGTTTGAGCGGTGAAAGCTGCCCTATTCAGGAAGTAGGAACTTCTGGTGATTTTTCCAAGTGACCACTGCATTTCCAGGGTTCTACTGTAATCAGTAACAGCAACCCTAAATAAAAGCTCACAAACATTGATGTTTAAGCTCCTTTTCATAACAGATGCGCCAGAGCTCCCAGGTCTAGCAGAGCAAGGACATCGTACCAgaacttttgttttgtgtgcatagTTAGCTCACTGACTGCGTGGACCCCAGAGTCAGACCCTGTTACACCCTGGGTTCCACATAACAGCTGGCTTCTTCTCACAAAGTTGCCATTACTTGTGGCAGTGCTGTGGTAAGGCTGGGGCACTGAAAAGCAGCAAACTGCCTATTGGAAGCCTTTGCTGTGTGTGCATTTAGGATGGGTTCATTCTTCTTTGTAGTTAGTGTTCACGATAATGCTCAAGGCAATGACTGTTGTTTgtccattttttaaagataagaagcAGGAACCAATAGAATGGTTTAGGTCATTAAAGGGTGAAAGCCAGACTCTTCCAGATCTCCACAAAAAACCTCACACAGAAAGGCTACCAGAAAAAAGGGATGAATTTCTAGATTCAGCCAAATTCAACCAAGAAGTCAACAACCTACACAGATCTGTAACAAATGAGGAGattgaaacagtaataaaaagcctTTCAGCTAAAAGTCAAAGTACAAacgccaaacaaaacaaaacagcgcAGGGACCAGATGCATTCACAGCAGAactctaccagactttcaaagaagatcaACAGCTAACCCTTCTTAAActattcaaagaataaaaacattaaagagcACACCCAAGCTCTTTCTATGTAATCAATATCACCTGAATACCCAAATCaggaaaagacacagaagaaaaaagaaaaaaaggaaagaaaactatagCCAACCAACATCCCTGATGAACATAGActcaaaaaaatgttcaataaagcAAATAGAATAGatcaaaaatagaatataatagaATACATCAAAAAGAATACCTACCATGATCTACCATCAAATAGAATATATCAAAAAGATTATCTACCATGACTAAGTTGACTATATCCCTGAAACGTAAATACTTCAATAAATATAGTAAATCACATAAATTGACAACAACAAACACCATGTGGTCATCTCAATATATGTAGAAACAAGCCTTTGACAAGAGACAATATGCCATCATGATGAAAGTCCTGGAGAATGTAGGGCTAAAGGGATCATACCTCAGCATAGTAAAAGCTATCCATGAGAGACCCAAGCCAATGCCATCATAAATGGGGAAAAGCTGAAAGCAATACTAGTGAAGTCAGAATGAGAGAGGGGTGTCTCCTATTCTGATTCCTTCTCAATATTGCGCTTGAAGTGCTAGCTGgagcaataaggcaagagaaggaaattaaatggATACAAATAGGGAAAGAAGCCACACTATCCCTATCTGCAGGTGACATGATACTATGCATTAcagatcccaaaaattctaccataaaacttctataaatgataaatttatcAATGTGCCAGGACACTGACTCAATTTGAACAAATCAATAGCCTTTCTATACCCTaacaacaaacataaaaagaagagCGCATGGACACATTCCCATTCATAATGCccgcaaagaaaataaaatatctatgatTAAActtaaccaaggaagtgaagaaTCTCTCCAGTGAAAGCTTTACACCACTGACGAAAGAGATAGAAAAGACACTAGATCATGGAAAGACATCCCATGATCATGGATTGCTagaattaataatataaaatgaccCTTCGGGCtcgagagacggctcagaggttaagagcactggctgctcttccaaaggacccaggttcaactcccagcatccacatggcagctcataactgcctgtaactccagtttcagaggatctgacaccttcacgcagacatacatacaggcaaaaccccAATGTACACTAAATgagtatataaaaaaagaaagaaaatgacccttcTAGCAAAAGCTatttatagattcaatacaattccAATCAAATTCCCCATCCCAATCTTCATAGGGATAAACAAcctatcctaaaattcatatggaaccacaaaagGCTCCCGATAGCCCAAATCATCGggaacaaaaagaacaatgctggaAGAATTACCAGTCCAAATCTCAGGATCTATTACAgggctatagtaataaaaacaatccAGTACCGGTCCAGAAGCAGACGCCAGACTAACCAAATAAAATCTAAGGCCTaagcatgagcacacacaccttCAGCCATGTAATAGTCAGCAAAGATGCCAAAACAAAAGCTGGctaaaagaaatcatcttcacgctgggcggtggtggcgcacgcctttaatcccagcactcgggaggcagagacaggcggatctctgtgagttcgagaccagcctggtctacaagagctagttccaggacaggctccaaaaccacagagaaaccctgtctcgaaaaaccaaaaaaaaaaaaaaaaaaagaaatcatcttcactagctgtgctgggaaaactgaattccacatgcagaagaatgaaattaaacctgtatctatcaccctgcacagaAACTAACTCCATATGGACAAAGACCTAAACCTGGAACACTGAAActgccaacaaacaaacaaacaaacatgattttCTGAATAGAACTCCATTTGCTCAAGAACAAGCAGcacttcataaaactaaaaagctttttgcctaattaaagaaaaaattaactaaGTAAGACGAAGTCTACAGACTGAAAGAGAGCCTTTGCCGGttacacatctgacagaggattaatatgcaaattatataaagaactaaaaataaattcaaaaacaaaacaaagaatcaagaagAAAAATTGGCTTAGCCAcagttgttgtgaagagacaccatgaccacagcaactcttataaaggaaaacatttaattggggtcttTCTTACAATTTCataggtttggtccattatcatggGAGCACGGCAGCACATTGGTGCTGGGCcagtagctgagaactacatcctaatccacaggcagagagagagagagaggtgggggggaattcacaaaaagtaaaaaataaatctgccAAATGACCCAggattgtgtgatattttgatcgCATTCTGACAACAAAATCTgctttgagttagaggccagagCTAGCCACtaactgaccaaaattaaccatagaggtctttggaggactgaggacagataggagACAGGAAATAGTAAAATGgggctgagagaggatctcagtCCTTTATATTGAGGTACGGAAGAGAAAGGAGGTGACTGGTGgcttctttgcttctctgatcattcaggcttaattttttttattgataaagaataattagataaacgcTTCAATCCAGCCATACCACTTCTTGGCACATTCTCAAAGGACTTGACATCTCCTCCACAGGTGCTtgttcagccatgttcattggTGTTCTATTCACGGTAGCTAGGAAATAGAACTAACCGGCCACTGTATAATGAAAGTGTCATAAATATACACCCTGGACTACTATtctgctgtgaaaaaaaatgaaatcatgagacttgcaggcaaatggatggaactagaaaagatcatattgagtgttGATTGTTCTTTCTCATTTGGCTCCCAGCTCCAATCTGCAGCTTGAGAGCATACCCTGTAGTAACcgcagaaaccagaaaaggacaACGGGCAACTGCCAGGgtaggggtgctgggaatcagtcAGGAAGGGAGGAACAGGATATAATTGATCTGATAGAGAATCGGGAAGGGGGGGCTCAAATTCGAAAGGGTAGATAAATACCTAGGAAAGAGGCTAAAGTAAcagtaaggatgtctgaaaacATCACAAGGAATCATATTTTCAACTATTCACTTCAAACAAAAAAGTCAGAAgctgtggctcacacctttaattccagcactcaggaggcagaggcatgtggattcttgtgagttcaagaccagcctggtctacaaagtgagttccagggcagtcagggttacacagagaaacccggtcttgagAAACTAAAccaaacgaaaacaaaacagcccccccccaaaaaaaaatccatcaaaaacccaagaaaacaggctgagcaagtcatatgagcaaggcagtaagcaacaaccctccatggcctctgactcagttctgcctccaggttcctgttgtgagtgagttcctgtccagactgcttttgatgatgaactgttccATGGAGCTGTGAGTGaaacagaccctttcctccccaagctgtttttggtcatggcTTCTCATCATAGCATtagtgaccctaactaagatggTAACCAACACCTCTCTAATTGAACTAAAGGCCTGCTCAGCAAGAGGGAAGTCATGCCTTGTACTGGAAACAGTCAATGACCCAGGGGTAGTGAAATCACGCATCTTAGAGGAGAAGCTAACACCACCACTTTACTTGACCAGCACAACCCCTTTACCACCTTCAAAATACTTGTCCTTACATCTACAGGTAAGTGTCGTTCTCAACCCtcatacagaaacccacaactggtcaaaatgcaaaatGGGAGAGCCTTGTCATAAGAGACACATCTACAAAACCATCCTACAGCTAAGAGTCAGGGCACCCTGTGGGAGAGGGGGCAGAAGGATCGCAAGGGTCAGAGGATCTGTGAGTTGCTGTGGGGTTGTGTCTCCTCAGAAGCCACACACATAGCATCTCAACAATGtgactgcccaaacatgagctgaacaagggcaCTAGCTGTACACATGCCAAGGTGGGTGGGGGAAAGACCACAAGACCTCAGCCCTGCAGAAAGGACACTCTAGACAGCGTAGGAATGCTGAGAATGAGAGAcgtggtcttccccagggaagagcacaccaactggttatccaacaGCAAATGATCAGCCTTGAAAACAGACAGGCNNNNNNNNNNNNNNNNNNNNNNNNNNNNNNNNNNNNNNNNNNNNNNNNNNNNNNNNNNNNNNNNNNNNNNNNNNNNNNNNNNNNNNNNNNNNNNNNNNNNcagcctggtctacagagctagttccagacaggctccaaagccacagagaaaccctgtctcgaaaaaccaaaaaagaaagaaagaaagaaagaaaacatacatacaagaaacactaTTCAACCTGAATAGGTTATTTTtaagaatgtatatgtatacacatacatatatacacacaacaattagtgaaaaaggaggccatgaatttggaagagacCAAGGTggggtatatgagagggtttggagggaggaacgagaaagaagaaatgaggtaattataatgtcaaaaattttaaataaaaaattcaaacaaactatttgaaaatagaaggaaaaatttaACCATATCTAAATCTAATCAAAGAGGCCCTCAGCCTGTTTGAGTCAGGATCTTTGTGTCTGCCAAATCAGAAATAGCTTAAGGAGAGGTCTAGAAATGCAGATTTTAAAGAATTTGCCTGTTATTCTCATGACCTGCCTTCACTGGTACAAATGAGAACATATTTCACACAAAAGGACTTTTcagttggaggcagagaggagtgCAGCAAGGCCTTGTAGGGCTAGATAAACCTATGATTCAAAGCCAACACAGAGTAAGTTTCACACCCATGTCTTTGGCTGGACTTCAGAAGATGCTGTCAGGGTTGGCAAGTGCCAGTCAAGGACATTAGACCACTGGGGAGATAAGGGCGTACTCAGTATTAGATTCCTGGAGTCTGCTCTACACCAGGAAAAAGAAGCCCACTGGAAGCAGGGCTAACAATGCTTAGGTATGCATGtttatttctacacacacacacacctacacacaccttgatttttcttttctggagatTGATGCCAAGGCCTTATACTCGCTAGGTAAGTACTTTGCCACACAGTAGCCCCCCCCCAGCTccctcaaatatatatatgcatacacacacatatatttctctctgtgtgtacagtgtgtgtgatatgtgtatatatgtaagtacATGGGTCTATGTACACacaagaggccagaggaggacattattgttttctgctttcattcCTGAACCCTGAGCCaggctggcagccaggaagcCTTAGATATGTGTGGCTGTGTGctaggcttgtgcagcaagcatgcCTAAACCATCTATTTTATCTCTCCTTCCCCAAGTGTATGTATTTCCGGTAAGTTCCCTAGAAGGCTGTAGAGCACACTATGTCACATGGTACAGTTGCAGGTCTGTCACTAGCCAGACATACATTCTTGGGAAATTCAGACCACAGTGTTTCTCAAATACATTGTGTAAGGAGTCAATGTGACCATCTCCACCGCACTTCCAAGTCCCCCGCCACCACCCCTGACATATTTCCAACTCCAGGTAGAATTTTACCTTTTTTGCTGCACTGTAGATCTGGTCCCGCTTGCTGCAGTCCACCACGAAGGGATGGGCCTGGGCGCCCAGTTTCCTGCACTTTAAGGCCGTTTCCTCAATGCCGCTCTAGAAAAAGCCCCAAAGAGGGCGAGAGAACTGCGTAAATGATGGGACACATCGCACAAAAGCTCAGGATCAGGTAGGCAGACGGAATGTTAAAATACAAGGCGATTATTTGAATAACTAACCTATCATGCGCACTAGTCTTCGATGGTTTGCACAAACGGCTGTTACCACACTTGGTGATTGAAACGTCCACACTCACCTGAGTGTTCACAACCCGCGGGGTCCTAACTGCTGGCCTCCTTCACTGCCTCCTTCCAGGCCCCTTCTCCAGTCTCTATGACCCAGAAATCAGAGGATCCCTGAGGAAAGTTACCTCCTAACTCTCCACTGCCTCCAAGGGTCAAAACCAAAGTACACACAATATCTCCCAAGACACCACCAACAGGGGCTTCAGGCCTTAGGTCTCCAAAATGTAATGAGTCACAgttctctttttgatttttagtagtatattacaaaaataaaatttaaactagcAGAATTATTTTTGGTTAGTGGaacaatttgtttttctgatgcATCCAATTAGAGTTTTCCCCTAAGTATTTGTACTAAAATATTTCATAGTGAAATGTCAAAACAGGACAGCATTCTGACAAGTTCAGTAAAAGCATTGGATCAATTAAGTCGTAGGGATTCAGATAGTAAAGGAAATCAAAACATCATTTCTGAATCAATTGTACCTCACACTTCGGCCAACTTAACAAAGACAAgctcctctctgtgtgtgtatgcgtgtatgtgcgCGCATGcattgcacacatatgtatgcatctaagtgtgtggtatatgtatgtgtacatattcacatgtacacacttgTGTGGGGACTcatcaatcattttttttaatcattttctgtcttagtttttggaaacagggtttctcgcTGAGCCTGGAGTTCAAATCTGCTTGAGGTCCTCCAGGCACCCAACAGTGACAGTCCTTATAGACCTGGTCTCTGCACTTGGATTTTTAAGTGGGCACTGGGGTCCTCATGCACTTTATCAGCCATGCTGTCTGCCCAAGGTCCGTCTGTCATAGTGCTTGTacttgtctgtgtatgtgtttccacAGGATTCCATGTTTTAGTTGTATACGTCATAGAAGTGTGTATTGTTACAATTAACCTAAACGTGTTGGAAAGCATAGAAAGGCTGACTTAAACATCACGTGCAGCCCACGGGTCAGAGCGAATAGCAGAGCAGATAAAACAGACAGTGAAGCATGGGCACAGCCTTGCCCACATTGCTCAACAACCATCAGAGGTCCGAAGTTTCTCCAACTCTGTGCATGACTCACAGAGAGACGTTGTTGACCCCACCCTTTTATTTAACCCAGGTTACCCACCAAACTATTACCATTGAAACAGCACCGACGAAATAGTCTAGATTCCTCTTTGCACACTAGAAGTTTGGAATCAAGTGGGTTTATCCGCCCAGCGCTTCGTGAGTCAGACCAGGAAGAGTTTAAAAGCAGAACAGCTATGATGGATGTGTGCCTTCTCCCTACATCGCCAGCTCAGACTTTGATCCAGACCTTAGACTTTTCTTCCCTTCACTGTTCCAGGCTTCACATTTGCTGAGCCCTGTCAAGGCAACtgtctctgtgtgcttgtgtgtcatgGTCCTAATACCTACAATCCCTGTCTCTTGTCTCCAGCTACTGAGGCCTTGCTTCCGTGGCCGCCTAGATGGGACTGGCAATCTGTCCTTCCCACCCCACGTCCCAAGCAGCGTTCTCCTCATTGCTGTACCGGCTGTTCTACATCAGACTGCTGCCCAGCAGACAGTGTGTGTCCGTGGACATTCACTGGATAAACACATTTCTGAGGAAATGTCGTGCTCACCAGAGCTAGAGACTGGAAGTTGTCAGCCCAAGTTACTCTTTGTTCAAGCATAAAATTTCGCACGAGTTTGCCTGCCATCCACTAGACACCCAGCCGAATTATCTCATGCATTGGTTTATCATCTCCTTCTAATGTCGATTTTATAGATTTGTGCAAAAAACTAAAGGTTTAGGAAGCCAAATTTCTCAACTGAGAAGCAAAGAGCCCTTTATGTGTCCGACCATATGACCATGTGGGCCTTGGCCAGCTGACTTACGCTGGCCCGGTTCGTCCATCTTACCTTGTATAAATACCCCGTACGTGTTTAATCCGCCAGACTGAGGCACTCCATCTCCTGTCTGCCACCTGGTCTTAACATCTAGGCAGTAGACAGCCATGGAGAATTATCAACCTACTGTCCCAACCAGTCTTGAGTTAGTTATTATTTGACCTCATGAACCTTGGCTTCTTGTTTTCAGAActgatgtgcacacacagtgtaATGAATGGCACGTTAGGGCGACAGGCGCTAACCCAGTGTTCATCTACCAAAAGCCAGATTACAGCTTTCCTGCCATGTCCCCAAACCCTCGCACACCTCTTCTGCAGGGCCAGGGGACTTACACTGAAATTCTTTCTCTTGTAGTTATTTTTTCCTACAAGGTGACTTAAACCAGTAACTATGACAGCATAATGGTGATTTCTGTAGGGtgtcatttttaaattcatctcAGTAACTGCAGAAGAGATTTAAGAGCTACCCAGTTCTGACTCTTTCAGAATCCAACCTAAAACTGCTGCCTTTTCTAAAAGCTTAGGAGGGTCAGCAGGGGGAGATTACAGGCGATTCCAAGATTATTATCGCTCATAGGTCCATTCATCAGTGGTCTTAAAATTATCAACTCATGCCTCTTCCGAAATCTGAAAAATATCAATAGTAACTAAAAGCTCTACCTTCTTTTCAGTGAGCCTTAAAGGGTGGTTGTTTGCAAAGTGTGGACCCGTCCCCAGAGCGAAGGTCCACAAAGCAAGGCAGCGAGGAAGCACTGTTACCTTATTGATATCCCAGAGAACTAATTTGGTTTTAAGTTTGGCAAATTCGTAGGCAGTCAGTCTTCCAATTCCATGACCAGCTCCAGTGATCAGGACAATCTCGCCTGCGACTGATTTTTTCTTCTTGGGAATAAAAAGCTTGACTAAAGATTCTATACAGAAGACGATGAGCAAGGGCAGCATCAGGATAAAGTCGAGCACGTAGTGCATCCTTTCGGTTGCCGGGCGTTCTCGTCGCTTTTAAACTGCTTCTGGAGATTGTCTAGGCACGCACAGAGTAAAACCAGAGCCTTGCAGTGTTCTTCtatcaaacagaaacaaacaactcTGAAACCGTTCCTTCCTTCCGCGGGGCCGGGCTTCAGGAGGGTTTTTGCCATTGGCTCGGACTGCGGTCAGAGCAAATGCTCTCTGGCTGGGATATCTGGGAGGGACGAAGTCCAGACGCATGCCCTAGGGCGGTGCGACCCTGACAGATTTCACCTACTTCCtcctgggaggaggggtaggTACCGCACGCTTTCCTCAATTGGAAAAGTCCTCTCCCTGACTGCAGTAGACCTTGGAGAGGTAGTTACCCAGTGCAGTAAAGGATGCGTGGCAGAGCCAGCCGTTGCAGGCTACCGCTGACAAACTGAATCTTCATaagggttgaaaaaaaaaaggtggaactATTTCTCAAAGGACCAGGAAGCAAGGAAGGGGActctgaggggggggggggcggggggggcgggggagggaaaagggggggggggggggggggggggggggggggggg
Encoded here:
- the LOC101979781 gene encoding estradiol 17-beta-dehydrogenase 11; its protein translation is MHYVLDFILMLPLLIVFCIESLVKLFIPKKKKSVAGEIVLITGAGHGIGRLTAYEFAKLKTKLVLWDINKSGIEETALKCRKLGAQAHPFVVDCSKRDQIYSAAKKVKEEVGNVSILVNNAGVVYTSDLFATQDAQIEKTFEVNVLAHFWTTKAFLPDMMKNNHGHIVTVASAAGHTVVPFLLAYCSSKFAAVGFHRALTDELAALGKHGVKTSCLCPNFINTGFIKNPSTNLGPTLEPEEVVENLMYGILTEKKMIFVPSSIKLLMAFEKILPERFLAVLKHRLNIKFDAVIGYKDK